A stretch of DNA from Hoeflea ulvae:
AAACCGATTCCAGCCCGCTGTTTGATCCCTCGACCGTGTATAAGGATCAGTAGCAGGGGATCCCTGGAGGCCTCGGCGCCGGGACATGCTCAGGAAGGTTGAAGACACATGCCGATGGAGACCTATCTGATCTATCTCGCGGCTGTTGCGGTGTTCTTCGCCACGCCGCCCGACACGAGCCAGTTGCTGATCATCTCCAACAGCATTCGTCACGGATTGCGCAAGAGCGCCTATACGATTGCCGGTGACCTGACGGCAAACTGCCTGCAGATGAGCGGCGCTGCCTTTGGTCTTGCGGCCGTCATCGCAACCTCGGCAACCGCCTTTGTCTGGATCAAATGGCTCGGCGTCGCCTATCTCGTCTGGATCGGGGTCCAGCTTGTACTCGCGAAACCTCATGCCAGCGGGGTCGCGGCCAATGCGTCGGGCGAAAAATTCCGTCTGTTCCGGCAAGGTTTTGTCACCTCGATGGCCAATCCCTTCGCCGTTGTGTTCTTCGGCGCCCTGTTTCCGCAATTCATCGATCCGGCGTTTCCGGTGCTGCCGCAGCTGTTCATTCTGGGACTGACCTATATTGCGGTCGACGGCGCCATCCTGCTGCTGTGGGGATGGATGGGCCTGCGCGCAGCGACGGCACTGAAACGGCTTTCGTACGCAATGGTCAACAAGGTCTGCGGCGGCCT
This window harbors:
- a CDS encoding LysE family translocator, coding for MPMETYLIYLAAVAVFFATPPDTSQLLIISNSIRHGLRKSAYTIAGDLTANCLQMSGAAFGLAAVIATSATAFVWIKWLGVAYLVWIGVQLVLAKPHASGVAANASGEKFRLFRQGFVTSMANPFAVVFFGALFPQFIDPAFPVLPQLFILGLTYIAVDGAILLLWGWMGLRAATALKRLSYAMVNKVCGGLMIAAAALLAGKDFQPQR